From Agromyces sp. SYSU T00194, a single genomic window includes:
- a CDS encoding LLM class flavin-dependent oxidoreductase: MTRFALAVPHWGPFGDPREAARLAARAEQAGWDGYFTWGGFTSGDAPPKTYDPWVVLAAVASTTSRVRIGTCIAPLPAFPPQVVASIVASLDVLSGGRMTLGVGIGDVARSFEMFGQPGDARTRAAQLDEALELIVRLWSGERVVHHGEHYVVDGFTLAAVPVQHPRVPIWVGGDSAPAKRRAARWDGWIGPDNDPTEATVADLRRMRSEFSDAEHPVELVWAGELDDAGTADWAMIPLVGSREECLALVDAGPARV, translated from the coding sequence GTGACCCGGTTCGCCCTCGCCGTTCCCCACTGGGGGCCGTTCGGCGACCCGCGCGAGGCGGCTCGCCTGGCCGCGCGGGCGGAGCAGGCGGGTTGGGACGGCTACTTCACGTGGGGCGGGTTCACCTCCGGAGACGCGCCACCGAAGACGTACGACCCGTGGGTCGTGCTCGCCGCCGTCGCGTCGACGACCTCGCGCGTGCGGATCGGCACGTGCATCGCACCGCTCCCGGCGTTCCCGCCGCAGGTCGTCGCGTCGATCGTGGCGAGCCTCGACGTGCTGTCGGGCGGCCGAATGACCCTCGGCGTCGGCATCGGCGACGTGGCGCGCAGCTTCGAGATGTTCGGCCAGCCCGGCGACGCCCGCACCCGTGCCGCGCAGCTCGACGAGGCGCTCGAGCTGATCGTCCGGCTCTGGAGCGGCGAGCGGGTCGTGCACCACGGCGAGCACTACGTCGTCGACGGGTTCACCCTCGCCGCGGTGCCGGTGCAGCACCCGCGCGTGCCGATCTGGGTCGGCGGCGACAGCGCCCCGGCGAAGCGTCGCGCCGCGCGGTGGGACGGGTGGATCGGCCCCGACAACGACCCCACCGAAGCGACGGTCGCCGACCTGCGTCGGATGCGCAGCGAGTTCTCCGACGCGGAGCACCCGGTGGAGCTCGTCTGGGCCGGCGAGCTCGACGACGCCGGCACCGCCGACTGGGCGATGATCCCGCTCGTGGGCTCCCGCGAGGAGTGCCTCGCCCTCGTCGATGCAGGCCCGGCTCGCGTCTGA
- a CDS encoding formylglycine-generating enzyme family protein, whose protein sequence is MTDIELARIAGGTVRLHDARRKVRWSVELEPFEIGVFPVTQEQLAELLGETAHHPRRPATDVSWLRAIRFCNAASEWEGLDPAYAFDGEEVTWHVDADGYRLPTEAEWEFACRAGSTQPQYGPLAEVAWTSADGVTAPQSIGGKLPNLNGLFDTLGNVWEWCWDLLDPARYDDYRVFRGGGFADDAWSVRASTRRGGAPRMHHEDVGFRVARGGFDGTDAAQGWSAQADLERADVDGPLPSGWTPRR, encoded by the coding sequence GTGACCGACATCGAGCTGGCCCGCATCGCGGGCGGCACCGTACGGCTGCACGACGCGAGGCGGAAGGTGCGCTGGAGCGTCGAGCTCGAGCCGTTCGAGATCGGCGTGTTCCCGGTGACGCAGGAGCAGCTGGCCGAGCTGCTGGGGGAGACCGCGCACCACCCGCGGCGGCCGGCGACGGATGTCAGCTGGCTGCGCGCGATCCGGTTCTGCAACGCGGCATCCGAGTGGGAGGGCCTCGACCCCGCGTACGCGTTCGACGGCGAGGAGGTCACCTGGCACGTCGACGCCGACGGGTACCGACTGCCGACCGAGGCCGAGTGGGAGTTCGCCTGCCGGGCCGGCTCGACCCAGCCGCAGTACGGCCCGCTGGCCGAGGTCGCGTGGACGAGCGCCGACGGCGTCACCGCGCCGCAGTCGATCGGCGGCAAGCTGCCGAACCTGAACGGCTTGTTCGACACCCTCGGCAACGTGTGGGAGTGGTGCTGGGACCTGCTCGACCCCGCCCGGTACGACGACTACCGCGTGTTCCGCGGCGGTGGGTTCGCCGATGACGCCTGGAGCGTGCGCGCCTCGACCCGGCGCGGGGGAGCGCCGCGCATGCATCACGAGGACGTCGGGTTCCGCGTGGCCCGCGGCGGGTTCGACGGCACGGATGCCGCGCAGGGATGGTCGGCGCAGGCCGACCTCGAGCGTGCCGACGTCGACGGGCCGCTCCCG
- the nrdF gene encoding class 1b ribonucleoside-diphosphate reductase subunit beta, with translation MTLTDKVNAAAHDPAHQGGVKLVSQVNAINWNRIQDDKDLEVWNRLVNNFWLPEKVPLSNDVQSWNTLTPEEQTLTMRVFTGLTLLDTIQGTVGAVSLIPDSLTPHEEAVYTNIAFMESVHAKSYSSIFSTLCSTREIDDAFRWSVENPNLQRKAEIVMEYYRGDEPLKRKVASTLLESFLFYSGFYLPMYWSSRAKLTNTADLIRLIIRDEAVHGYYIGYKYQKGLERVDQAKRDELKDYTFSLLYELYDNEVQYTQDLYDGVGLTEDVKKFLHYNANKALMNLGYEAMFPKETTDVNPAILSALSPNADENHDFFSGSGSSYVIGKAVNTEDEDWDF, from the coding sequence ATGACACTCACCGACAAGGTCAACGCGGCAGCGCACGACCCGGCGCACCAGGGCGGCGTGAAGCTGGTCAGCCAGGTCAACGCGATCAACTGGAACCGCATCCAGGACGACAAGGACCTCGAGGTGTGGAACCGCCTCGTGAACAACTTCTGGCTGCCCGAGAAGGTACCGCTGTCGAACGACGTGCAGTCGTGGAACACCCTGACGCCCGAGGAGCAGACGCTCACCATGCGGGTGTTCACGGGACTCACCCTGCTCGACACCATCCAGGGCACGGTCGGCGCGGTCTCGCTCATCCCCGACTCGCTCACGCCCCATGAGGAAGCGGTGTACACGAACATCGCGTTCATGGAATCGGTGCACGCGAAGAGCTACTCGTCGATCTTCTCGACGCTGTGCTCGACCCGCGAGATCGACGACGCGTTCCGCTGGTCGGTCGAGAACCCGAACCTGCAGCGCAAGGCCGAGATCGTCATGGAGTACTACCGCGGCGACGAGCCCCTGAAGCGCAAGGTCGCCTCGACGCTGCTCGAGTCGTTCCTGTTCTACTCGGGCTTCTACCTGCCGATGTACTGGTCGAGCCGGGCGAAGCTCACTAACACCGCCGACCTCATCCGCCTCATCATCCGCGACGAGGCCGTGCACGGGTACTACATCGGCTACAAGTACCAGAAGGGGCTCGAGCGGGTCGACCAGGCCAAGCGCGACGAGCTCAAGGACTACACGTTCTCGCTGCTCTACGAGCTCTACGACAACGAGGTGCAGTACACGCAGGACCTCTACGACGGCGTCGGCCTGACGGAGGACGTCAAGAAGTTCCTGCACTACAACGCCAACAAGGCGCTGATGAACCTCGGCTACGAGGCGATGTTCCCGAAGGAGACGACGGACGTGAACCCGGCGATCCTGTCGGCGCTCTCGCCCAACGCCGACGAGAACCACGACTTCTTCTCGGGGTCGGGCTCGTCGTACGTCATCGGTAAGGCGGTCAACACCGAAGACGAGGACTGGGACTTCTAG